GGCGTTGATGCGGAACGTGACGATGGTATTAGAGTTCTGATTGGCGGCCAGCAGGATAGTGCCGCTGGGGTCGAGGGCGAAGTTGCGGGGCGTTTTACCCTGGGTGCTCATGTGCTGCACCACTGTGAGGCGGCCGCTGCCGGGCGCCACGGCAAACACCACGAGGCTGTCGTGCCCGCGGTTGGAGGCGTACACAAACCGGCCGTTGGGCGCCACGTGGATGTCGGCGCAGGTGTTGGCGCCAGTAAATCCCGCGGGCAGGGCCGACAGCGTATGCAGCTCCCGAAACGTGCCCGCGCCGGCATCGTAGGCCAGCGCCGACACACTGGAAGTCAGCTCGTTGATAAGGTAGGCCCAGCGGCCGTTGGGGTGAAACGTGAGGTGGCGCGGGCCGGCGCCGGGCCGGGCCGTAAAAGCCGGCGCCGCCAGCGGCGTAAGCCGGCCCTGGGCCGCGTCCAGTTGATACCCAAGCACCTGGTCGGTGCCCAGGTCCACGGCAAACGCAAAGCGGCCCGCCGGGTCGGGGATGATGCAGTGGGCGTGCGGGGCCGTCTGGCGGTCCGGATTGGGGCCGGCGCCGCGGTGCGGGTGGGTGGCCGCCGGGGGCTGCACCGGCCCCGTGGGCGCCACCGGCAGCAAGCTCACGCTGCCCCCGCCGTAGTTGGCCACCAGCGCCGCCCGGCCGGTGCCGTCGAGGCGGAGGTAGCACGGGCCCGCTCCGCCGGAAGGCTGCTGGTTGAGCGGAGTAAGGCCGCCCGTGCGCGGGTCGATGGCAAAGGCGCTGACAAAGCCGCTGGGCGCGCCCTGGTACTCGCTTACTTCGTTGGCCGCGTAGAGGTAGCGGTGGCCCGGCGCCAGCGCCAGAAACGACGGATTTTCGCCGGCTTTCTCGGCCCGCAGGCGGGTGAGGGCGCCCGTTTTCGGGTCGAGGCGAAACAGGAAAATGCTGTCGGCATCCGGCCGGGCGTAGGTGCCCACGTACACGAGGTAGGCGGGCTGGGGGCGGCCCGCGCGGGTGCCACCAGCCGCCGCTGCCACCGGCCAGCCCGCCAGGCCCAGGCCGGCCAGCTTCAGAAATTCACGGCGAGAAGAAGAGAGGTCGGCCATAGGATGAAAGTTGTAGCGCGGGCTGTAGCCCGCCGCTCCGTGATACTAATGCGTGTGAAGATAAAAGAACACCGTACCAACTGCTGTAGACGCGCCGGAAGCTCCAGGCAGGCCACAAGTGAAAGGCTGTAGGGAGCTACGGGCTGAAGCCCGCGCTACTGGTACCGTAGCCGTTAGCTTGTACCTTTGCCCGTCAGCGCAACTTTCGCCTCCCGCCGCTGGTTTTTTTGCCATGAACAACACGTATTGCCCCAGCCTCACCGAGTACAAGCGCCGTCTCAGCCGCGAAGTTCAGATTGGCGACGTGCCCCTGGGCGGGCTGCACCCGATTCGGGTGCAGAGCATGACCACCGTGGACACTATGGATACGCTGGGCTCGGTGGAGCAGACCTTGCGCATGGTAGCGGCCGGGTGCGAGTACGTGCGCATTACGGCCCCCAGCGTGAAGGAGGCCCAGAACCTGCTCGAAATCAAGAAGGAGCTGCGCCGCCGCGGCTGCCACGTGCCGCTCATTGCCGACATCCACTTCACGCCCAACGCCGCCGAGCTGGCCGCCCGCATCGTGGAGAAAGTGCGCGTGAACCCCGGCAACTACGCCGACAAAAAGAAATTCGACCTCATCGAGTATACCGATGCCAGCTACGCCGCCGAGGTGGAGCGCATCCGGGAGCGTTTCCGGCCGCTGGTGCAGATCTGCAAGCAGTACGGCACGGCCATGCGCATCGGCACCAACCACGGCTCCCTCTCCGACCGGATTCTGAGCCGCTACGGCGACACCCCGCTGGGCATGGTGGAGTCGGCGCTGGAGTTTCTGCGCCTCTGTGAGGAAGAAAACTACTACAACGTGGTGCTGAGCATGAAGGCCTCCAACACCCAGGTGATGGTGCAAGCCTACCGCCTGCTGGTGCAGAAGCTCGACGAGGAAGGCCTGCAACCTTACCCCCTGCACCTGGGCGTAACCGAAGCCGGCGAAGCCGAGGACGGCCGCATCAAGAGCGCCGTGGGCATCGGCACCCTGCTCGAAGACGGCTTGGGCGACACCGTGCGCGTCAGCCTCACCGAAGCCCCCGAAGCCGAAGCCCCCGTGGCCCGCGCCCTCATCGACCGGTACACCACCCGCGCCCAGGAGGCTAAGCCTATTCGGCCGTTGACCTCACCCCCTAGCCCCCTCTCCAAAAGAGAGGGGGAACTAGCTGCTAGTTCTCTAGAGCTAGTATTCTCATCTACAGCTAGAGCTAGTTCCCCCTCTCTTTTGGAGAGGGGGCTAGGGGGTGAGGTCCCCATCAACCCCTTCCAGTACCACCGCCGCGCCACGCGCGAGGTGCTGAACCTGGGCGGGCAGAACGTGCCGCGGGTTATGGCCGACCTCTCGCGCCTGCCGGGGCTGGAGTACGCCGACCTGCGCGCCGCCGGCCACCTGTATTCGGCGTTTCTGGACAAGTTTCAGATGAATGACCTGGGGGCCGACTACGTGTATGCGGGTCAGCGCCCGATTCCGTTCATGCTGCCCAACGGCCTGAAAGAAGTAGTGGACTACAGCGCCTGGCTCGACGCCGGCCAGCGTCCCGACCACTACCCGGTGCTTACCCACGCCGAATACGCGGTGGCCGCCGCCCGGCATCCGGAGCTGAACTTTGTGTGGCACGAGCTGGCCACGCTCACGCCCCCGGCCCTGGAGCAGCTGCGCCACGATGCTACGGCCGTCGTCATGCTGCGCACCACCAACGCCCACGCCATGCCCGAGCTGCGGCGGGCGTTTTTCGAGCTGCTGCTCCACGGCGTGCCCAACCCGGTCATCATCAACCGCCAGTACCCCGAAGGCCTCACGCCCGAGCAAACCCAGCTCTACGCCGCCACCGACGTGGGCGGCCTGCTCCTCGACGGCCTCGGCGACGGGGTGCTGCTGAGCACCGAGCGGCTGGCCGACCGCCCCAAAGCCGAGTGGCTGCCCATCATCGACCAGCTCAACCAGCTCAGCTTCGGCATCTTGCAGGCGGCCCGCACCCGCATGTCCAAAACCGAGTACATCAGCTGCCCGAGCTGCGGCCGCACCCTGTTCGACTTGCAGGAAACCACCGCCATGATCCGCAAGCGCACCGACCACCTCAAGGGCGTGAAAATCGGCATCATGGGCTGCATCGTGAACGGCCCCGGCGAAATGGCCGACGCCGACTATGGCTACGTGGGCGTGGGCAAAGGCAAAATTGCCCTCTACCGCGGCCAGGAAGTCATCAAGAAATCGGTACCCGAAGAACACGCCGTGGACGAACTCATCGAGCTGATGCGCGAAGACGGCCGCTGGATTGAGCCCGTGCGGCTGGAGGAGCCGGTAGCGGGGTAAAGAAAGCCGCCTCTGCTGCTGATATACTTGTTCCCGCCCGGCGTCCGGCGCGTCAGGCAGGAATTATTCTGATTACACGTACCTTCAACCACTATGGAAATCATCTTTGAAGTACCCGCCGAACGGGCTGCGTTTATGCTGGAAATGCTGCGGAGCATGTCCTTCGTGCGCAACCCGCGCCCGCGCCCCGATGCCGCTCTGGATACCAGTGAGTATCTAGCGGCCTCGCCGGCCAATGCCGAGCGGCTGCGCCAAGCGTACGAGCAGTTTGACCAGGGCCAGCGAATTGACTTCACGCCGCCCGCCGAATGACCTATGCCCTCGCCTTTGTGCCGGTAGCGTGGGAAGATTATTTGTATTGGCAGCAAACAGATAAAGCAGTGCTCAAGCGCCTGCACGCGCTGCTGAAGGAGCTGCAGCG
This region of Hymenobacter sp. YIM 151500-1 genomic DNA includes:
- a CDS encoding lactonase family protein; the encoded protein is MADLSSSRREFLKLAGLGLAGWPVAAAAGGTRAGRPQPAYLVYVGTYARPDADSIFLFRLDPKTGALTRLRAEKAGENPSFLALAPGHRYLYAANEVSEYQGAPSGFVSAFAIDPRTGGLTPLNQQPSGGAGPCYLRLDGTGRAALVANYGGGSVSLLPVAPTGPVQPPAATHPHRGAGPNPDRQTAPHAHCIIPDPAGRFAFAVDLGTDQVLGYQLDAAQGRLTPLAAPAFTARPGAGPRHLTFHPNGRWAYLINELTSSVSALAYDAGAGTFRELHTLSALPAGFTGANTCADIHVAPNGRFVYASNRGHDSLVVFAVAPGSGRLTVVQHMSTQGKTPRNFALDPSGTILLAANQNSNTIVTFRINAQTGQLTPTGRSAEVPAPVCLQVVPDFTAK
- the ispG gene encoding (E)-4-hydroxy-3-methylbut-2-enyl-diphosphate synthase, which translates into the protein MNNTYCPSLTEYKRRLSREVQIGDVPLGGLHPIRVQSMTTVDTMDTLGSVEQTLRMVAAGCEYVRITAPSVKEAQNLLEIKKELRRRGCHVPLIADIHFTPNAAELAARIVEKVRVNPGNYADKKKFDLIEYTDASYAAEVERIRERFRPLVQICKQYGTAMRIGTNHGSLSDRILSRYGDTPLGMVESALEFLRLCEEENYYNVVLSMKASNTQVMVQAYRLLVQKLDEEGLQPYPLHLGVTEAGEAEDGRIKSAVGIGTLLEDGLGDTVRVSLTEAPEAEAPVARALIDRYTTRAQEAKPIRPLTSPPSPLSKREGELAASSLELVFSSTARASSPSLLERGLGGEVPINPFQYHRRATREVLNLGGQNVPRVMADLSRLPGLEYADLRAAGHLYSAFLDKFQMNDLGADYVYAGQRPIPFMLPNGLKEVVDYSAWLDAGQRPDHYPVLTHAEYAVAAARHPELNFVWHELATLTPPALEQLRHDATAVVMLRTTNAHAMPELRRAFFELLLHGVPNPVIINRQYPEGLTPEQTQLYAATDVGGLLLDGLGDGVLLSTERLADRPKAEWLPIIDQLNQLSFGILQAARTRMSKTEYISCPSCGRTLFDLQETTAMIRKRTDHLKGVKIGIMGCIVNGPGEMADADYGYVGVGKGKIALYRGQEVIKKSVPEEHAVDELIELMREDGRWIEPVRLEEPVAG